One window from the genome of Salvia miltiorrhiza cultivar Shanhuang (shh) chromosome 7, IMPLAD_Smil_shh, whole genome shotgun sequence encodes:
- the LOC130994179 gene encoding uncharacterized protein At2g29880-like codes for MGDSQQQDTKKRAIYEPWTKEQSDVLLEILVESAKRGWRDNSGIFSKATVEERILPVLNQRLQCNKTYNHYLSRIKWFKTRWTAYSTLMKFNSGFGYDNNAKKFTAPDEVWDAYYQAHPKDAYLRHGNCPDYEDLEIAVGNGVAVGKNSIGLGSATNARTLGADENRVPHIEELNYDAETEAFVGLTQDDPPSSSSKSPLVFPEVMNYEDKIEDEIKDEMEDELDDEIDTEMELEFCDQVRLLMEATKAIIILLGNIMAMPPTIDNSLMR; via the exons ATGGGAGATTCTCAACAACAAGACACGAAAAAGAGGGCAATCTATGAACCGTGGACTAAGGAACAAAGCGATGTATTGTTAGAAATTTTGGTTGAGTCTGCAAAACGGGGATGGCGTGATAATAGTGGTATATTTAGCAAAGCTACTGTTGAAGAAAGAATACTACCTGTTCTTAATCAAAGACTTCAGTGTAATAAGACTTATAACCACTACCTAAGCCGTATCAAATGGTTTAAGACCCGTTGGACTGCTTATTCAACACTCATGAAGTTTAACTCTGGTTTTGGCTATGACAACAACGCTAAAAAGTTCACGGCCCCGGATGAAGTTTGGGATGCATACTATCAG GCTCACCCAAAAGATGCATACTTGCGCCATGGGAATTGTCCGGATTATGAAGACTTGGAAATTGCTGTTGGAAACGGTGTGGCGGTAGGGAAAAACTCAATTGGATTGGGTAGTGCTACTAATGCTAGGACATTAGGAGCTGATGAAAATAGAGTTCCGCACATAGAGGAGTTGAATTATGATGCTGAAACTGAGGCGTTTGTAGGACTTACTCAAGACGATCCGCCATCATCTAGTTCCAAATCACCTTTGGTATTTCCTGAAGT CATGAATTATGAagataaaattgaagatgaaattAAAGATGAAATGGAAGATGAACTTGATGATGAAATTGACACAGAAATGGAGCTTGAATTTTGTGATCAAGTTAGGCTTTTGATGGAGGCAACTAAGGCAATTATCATTTTATTGGGAAATATTATGGCGATGCCTCCGACCATTGACAACTCTTTGATGCGATGA
- the LOC130994180 gene encoding uncharacterized protein LOC130994180, whose translation MKRYFHHIPSTSVDGSSSTVNGPTTHVEPGATSAQVNIEVDLQPEPSSKVVDLLNLPSDPGLRPNIMSYPPNMIEQIASIKCLRYLLMQGMAFRGHDESEESLNQGNFMELLKLLASCSKEISNVVLKNAPENLKLTSPDIQKDIINAIAVETTRAIIDDIGNDFFAILVDECRDVSVKEQMVHVSDTIATSLEKGIDSLFSTYGLSISSLRGQGYDGASNMRGEFSGLKTLILKRNPNAYYVHCFAHQLQLTIVAVAKKHIIVGSFFNTISPLCNVVGGSCKRRDMLRESQREKIMEGIASDEIKTERGLNQEMGMKRPGDTRWSSHYGTLINLIHLFTSVVDVLEYVGANGTDDSQKSEAMDLLDVISRFEFVFVLHLMKKILGITHDLSQVLQRKEQDIVNAMRLVNVAKTRLQAMRDKEWEMMLTDISKFCSKNKIEMIDMEDEYAPRGRGRRRVEKMTNLHHYRVELFYTVIDMQALELNQRFDEVNTELILCMSCLDPRDSFAGFDIEKLVRLAKFYPSEFSEVALYELESQLENFIVDVRMDEKFLELSGIGDLAEKMLAGAVLDLGRGSVRCGDQCLEHDMQPVGSMIGTKQSFKRLSPIRLRRTLLMIFIAEKGLSTVAVATVATATVERAFSAMKIIKSVLRNRMGDNLLNDCLVPYIEKDVFVNVTNEAIMQRFQNMKNRREML comes from the exons ATGAAACGGTATTTTCATCACATACCTTCAACAAGTGTAGATGGTTCATCTTCAACGGTTAATGGTCCTACTACACATGTTGAGCCTGGAGCAACATCAGCACAAGTGAATATTGAAGTTGATCTTCAACCTGAACCATCTTCAAAAGTGGTTGATTTATTAAATCTGCCAAGTGATCCGGGACTACGACCTAACATAATGAGCTATCCTCCAAACATGATCGAGCAG ATAGCATCAATAAAGTGTCTCCGCTATCTCCTTATGCAAGGAATGGCTTTTCGAGGACATGATGAGTCAGAAGAATCTTTGAACCAAGGCAATTTTATGGAGCTTTTGAAACTTTTGGCTTCTTGTAGCAAAGAGATATCTAATGTTGTATTGAAGAATGCTCCTGAAAATTTGAAACTTACATCACCTGACATTCAGAAAGATATCATAAATGCAATTGCAGTTGAGACTACTAGAGCTATCATTGATGATATTGGTAATGATTTTTTTGCCATATTAGTTGATGAATGTCGGGATGTGTCTGTCAAAGAGCAAATGG TGCATGTTAGTGACACAATTGCTACCTCACTTGAGAAGGGAATTGATTCCTTATTTTCTACTTATGGGTTGAGCATTTCTAGTTTGAGAGGTCAAGGATATGATGGTGCAAGCAACATGAGAGGTGAATTCAGTGGATTGAAAACTTTGATACTTAAGAGGAATCCTAATGcctattatgttcattgtttTGCTCATCAGCTTCAACTAACAATTGTTGCTGTTGCCAAAAAGCATATCATTGTTGGGTCTTTCTTTAATACTATCTCGCCTTTATGCAATGTGGTTGGAGGTTCATGTAAGCGCAGGGATATGCTTCGAGAGAGCCAAAGAGAGAAGATTATGGAAGGCATTGCAAGTGATGAAATTAAGACCGAAAGAGGGTTGAATCAAGAAATGGGGATGAAACGACCCGGGGACACTCGTTGGAGTTCTCATTACGGTACTCTCATCAACTTGATTCACTTATTTACTTCAGTTGTTGATGTTCTTGAGTATGTTGGGGCAAATGGTACCGATGATTCACAAAAATCTGAAGCTATGGATTTGTTAGATGTTATTAGTCGATTTGAGTTTGTCTTTGTGTTACATCTGATGAAGAAAATTTTAGGAATTACACATGATCTATCTCAAGTGCTACAAAGGAAAGAACAAGATATTGTGAATGCAATGAGACTTGTTAATGTAGCAAAAACTCGCTTGCAAGCAATGAGAGATAAAGAATGGGAGATGATGTTAACTGACATTTCTAAGTTTTGTAGTAAAAATAAGATAGAAATGATTGATATGGAAGATGAATATGCACCTCGAGGAAGAGGAAGACGTAGAGTTGAGAAAATGACAAATCTCCACCATTATCGAGTTGAGCTTTTTTATACTGTGATTGACATGCAGGCTTTAGAGTTAAATCAACGTTTTGATGAAGTCAACACAGAATTGATTTTATGCATGTCATGTTTGGATCCTAGAGACTCATTTGCTGGATTTGATATTGAAAAGCTAGTTCGACTTGCAAAGTTTTATCCGTCTGAATTTTCTGAAGTTGCTTTGTATGAACTTGAAAGTCAGCTTGAGAACTTTATTGTCGATGTGCGCATGGATGAAAAGTTCTTAGAACTATCAGGGATTGGAGATCTTGCTGAGAAGATG CTTGCGGGGGCTGTTCTGGATCTGGGAAGGGGATCGGTTAGATGCGGTGATCAGTGTCTTGAGCACGATATGCAGCCTGTTGGGTCGATGATAG GTACTAAGCAATCGTTCAAAAGATTGTCTCCCATACGATTGCGAAGAACACTCTTGATGATCTTCATTGCTGAAAAGGGTCTTTCAACTGTAGCAGTAGCAACTG TTGCTACTGCTACAGTTGAAAGAGCATTTTCAGCGATGAAGATCATCAAGAGTGTTCTTCGCAATCGTATGGGAGACAATCTTTTGAACGATTGCTTAGTACCTTACATCGAAAAGGATGTGTTTGTAAATGTTACTAATGAAGCTATTATGCAGAGGTTTCAGAACATGAAAAACAGGAGAGAAATGTTATGA